Below is a window of Hyalangium ruber DNA.
AGCCACAGCCTTCCGACTCTTCCGCCGGAGACTCCGTCCCAGTGCCCGCATCCGGTGGCCCGGGGACAACACACGGCGCTTCGCCCACGCACACCCGGACCTCGGCCTCGGCGGTCTTCCCCGCGGTGTCGTAGACGACCAGGCGGACCTGGTGGAACCCAGGCGTCAGCGATGACGTGTCCCACAAGTTGTGCGCACCGCCATAGTGGTAGTGCCCGGAGTTCTGCGCATCCGTGCTCCCCAACACTCCGTCCACGTAGAACTCCGCCTTCGTGCAGCCCACATCGTCCACGCAGTCCCCGAAGAACTCCGCCATCGCGACCATCACCTGCTCCCCGTCCACGGGACGCGTGAGCACCGCGCGCGGAGGCTCATCCTCCTTCACGAGGATCTGGAAGGACTGGGTCGCGTCCGGGCGCACCCCGTTGCTCGCGACCACGACCATGTCCACCGTGCCCACCGCCGCCGGCGTCCACTCGAGGTCGCCACTGGAGGCGTTCATGATCGGGCCCTGCACGCTGCTCGTCAGCGAGAACGTGGGCGCGGGGAGTCCCTCAGCAACCACCTTATAGTGATACGGCGCCCCCACCACCGCCGACGTCGCGGGCGTGGATAGGATTGCCGGAGGCAGGAGTTCATTGTCCTGCACGGTGACGGACACCGCGCGCGCATCCCCTCCCCCCGTAGCCACGGTGAGCGTGGCGGTGTCCACGACGTTGTCATCATCCTCCGCGGCCGCGACAGTGATGATCTGCGGAGTGCTCCAGTTGGCCGTAGTGAAGGTGAGGGTCGCTCCGCTGGTGACCGTGATGTCCGCATCCCCCTCCGTCCGCACCACCGTGACAGTGACCGTGCGCTGCGGAGACTTCGAGAGCGCCACCGACAGGGTCGCGCTCTGCCCTTCGATAATCCTCAAGGCCGCGGACTCCAGCACCAGCCGCGCCGTGTTGTCATCGATGGACACCACCCGGACCGTCTCGGAGCTCAACCCTTGTGCGGACACCGTGAAGGTCGCGTTGTCCGGCGTCGCGTCCGCGTCCTCGACCGCGCCCAGGGTGACGAGCTGAAGCTGGTTCCAGTTGTCCGGCGTGAAGGTGAGCTGCGCGCCACTCTCCACCGAGAGATCCTCGTCACCCGAGGCTCGCGCCACGTTGACGCGGACCTCCGCCGCGGGGGCCTCGGACAGCCGCACCGTGAACACGGACTTGCCGCCTTCGACGATGGCCAGGTTCAGCGCCGAGACGATGAGCTTCTGCCCGGAGGCGGGGGGCAGGATCCGCTTGATGTTGCCCGAGGTGACGCCCACGACGTACAGCGCGCCATCCGGCCCCACCTCCATGTCCACGGCCTGGTTGAAGCCCGTGCCCCACGAGTCCACGGTGGCCACCGTGCCATCCGCAGCCAACGTCGCGCGCACCAGCCTTCCAGAGTTGTAGTCCCCAAAGAGGAAGTTTCCCCGGTAGTCGCTCGGAAAGAGCGTGGAGTCATAGAAGGTCCCCCCCGTGATGGAGCCTCCCAGGTTCTGCGTCACCGCCGTGCCTCCCCCACTCGTCGCATCCGCTCCTGCCTGCGCCGCCGTCCATGTCGTGCCACTCGGGATACTGGCCACATAGAAGTCCCTGTTGAAGCTCGCGTTCCCCACACCGGCCACCGTGAGCTTCTCGCCCTTGCGAAAGCCGTGAGCCTCCGTGGTGGTGAAGGTGACGATGCCTCCGCTCCGCACGGCGCCCCCCGGGGTGAGGGTGCGCGTGTCCGTGCCGTTGGTGCGGTACTTGATGACTGGGGTGATGTAGCCCGCGGGCTGGTTGTTCTCGAAGTCGTTGTAGCCGGCGTGATCGCTCCTGCCAGGAACGAAGATCTGCTCATAGCCCGTGCCCACGGAGTTCACCCACAGCCTCCCGGTGCCAGGCTGGAACGTGAAGGTGAAGGGGTTCCGGAAGCCGCGCGCCCAGACGTACTCGCTGTTGGGACCCACGCCATCGTAGAAGGGGTTGTCGTTGGCGGGAGTGCCGTCCAGGTTGGCGCGGCTCACCTTGGACGCCATCGAGGTGAGATCCGTGTCCACCCCCGTGCCGTTGCCCAGATCCCCGATGGCCCAGTACAGCTTTCCATCCAGGCCGACGCCAATCGCTCCACCATCATGGTTCTGCCCGACAGTCGGCAGATTGTCGACGAGCACCGTACGCGCCGTGCCCACGCCGTTGGCGTCCGTGTAGCGGATGATTTGCTGCTTGGTGTTGGTGGCCGTGATGAACAGGTAGACGTAGCGGTTGACGGTGTAGTTCGGATCGAACGCAATCCCGATGAGGCCACACTCGCTGCTGGTGTGGACGGTCTCCGAGGCGAACTGCGCCGTGGACAGCGTCGCGCCCTGCGTGACGAGAGCCCCATCGCGCATCGTCGCGACGAGCACCCTGCCGTTCTTGTTGGTGATGAAGAGCCGCCCCGAGCCATCAGGTGCCCAGGCCAGTCCCGTGGCGGGAGCCAAAGCGGAGGAGCTGTACACCGTCTCCTGGAAGCCCGTGGGAACCGCTGCAAGCACGGGAGACGCCAGGAGCCCCAGGAGAAGCAGATAGGCACGAGGAGAAGAGGGCATGCGCCATCCTATCCCTAGCCTAACGCTTGCCCTCCGAATTCCTGCCCTCGAGGTTCTCGGCCTTCGACTCACGCAGGAGCTGCCTCGCCACCGTTTCCGCGGGCTGCTTCTTGCCACAGGCGCCTGGCGTCTGGCTGAAGTCATACACCCGGGGCTTGGGGATACAGACAGGGTTGCGCCGGGCGGGATCCGCGAGCAGTTCCTGGAGCAGCGCTTCCATCTTCCGCCACTCCCGCGCCTCCTTCAGCAAGGCGGCGACCCGCAGTGTCGCTTCGAGCCGCGGCCCCTGAGCCGCCTCGAGTCGAGCAGCGGAGGTCTCCGCCGCCAGCGCCTCCAGCCCCGCGGTGTACAGCCGCAACGCCTCGGGCGCGTCTCCTGTCTGATCCGCGAGCGCGCCGAGCATCAGCAACACCTCGGAGCAGCCCACCAGCGCGGTGTCCGGGGCGGAGGAGACAGGGCGCAGCAACTCCTGGACGAACGGGCGCTGCTCCTTGGCGTCGCGCAGAAGCGCTTCGAGGCTTCGGGTGGCTTGGGCGCGAAGCAAGGCTCGCGACGATCCGCAGAATGGCAGCGCCTGCCAGAGTTCCTGAGCCAACTCGGCCTGCGCGGTGAACCTGGCGAGGGCGCCGTCGGCTCGGAGGCTTGCGTCGCGCGCGATGAACGTCTTGCCGAACTCGGCCGCCGCGCCTCCGCGACTGAGTAGCTCTCCCGCGGCCAGGGCTCGCACGGGAGCAGCGGGGTGGCCTTCCTCCAGCACACGCAGGGCGTAGTCCCCGGCCAGGTCCGGCAACCGGCGCTTCAGCACCTGGAGGATCTGGGCATCCCGCTCCGGCGCTCCCCATGGGAGGCGAATCAGCCCTCGCAGCTCCTCCTGCGAGCCGCTGGCCCCCAGCGCATCCACGGCGATGGGGAGCAGGGCACGAGGGCTCGGTGAGTCCTGGAGCATCACCAGCCAGAAGCTGCGTAGCTCCAGGTTGCCCTTGGTGGGACCTCCCGAAGACAGTCCCCACAGCTCATCGGCGATGCGCAGGCGCTCGGCCTCTTCGGTATGGGTTCGGAACAGGCGCCGCAGCTCGGCTGACTCCTGGGCGAGCGCGGTGGGCTCTCGCTGGAACAGTCCCACCCACGGCAGCTTCACGACGATATGCCGCGACTCCCCTCCCCCACCGACCGGAGCACGGACCGGCAGCGTCACGGAGAAGCCGTCCTCCTCGCTCCGCGCCTCGCGTGCCCATCCCTCGCTGTCACACCGAGCCAGGGACAGCCGGCGGAGTTCGGACGGAGTCAGCAGCTTGTCGAGAGGCCAGATTCCAAGCTCCCACCCCCGGGCATCCAGCAGGGTGAGCGCCGCGGGGGTACGCCCGAGCAGGAGGACCTGGGGCCTCCCCGAGGCGAGGACGACATCCTCCGGGCCGTAGGTCCCCTCGAGGTTTCGCGTCCAGAGGAGCCTGCCCGTGCGCAGGTCCCGCAGCGACATCGTCGCGCCGGGGTTGCGGCTCTGACGGCTCAACACCTGGGCCAGCTCATGGCGCCCATCCGGGGAGCGCTTCTTCCAGGGCCAGGGCATCCTCGGACTGCACGCCATCGCCACCCCCGGCCCCAGGAGCAGCAGCATCGCAAGCAGCCTGCCCCAGATCATGGGAGTACCTCCTGGGAGAGCCTGGACGAGAAACGTCGGCGCATGAACAGGGACGCTACCCTCCTGGAGCGCGGCATGTCACCGGAGGGAGGGTGGGACAGGGGCCCGTTCGCCCGACGCCGTGGCATCGGGCAACATGGAGCGTGAAGGACGCCCTGGAGGAGAGCCCGCATGCCGTTCATCCGTTCCCTGTTGCTGCTGCTCGCGCTGCCGTTGGCCCTGAGCGCCTGCAAGGACGAGTCGCCGCCGCAGGGACAGGAGCCCGAGGTCCCCCTGGGGCCGGTGGAGGCGGGCGACTGGGAGGACACGGGCCCCTTCGCCGAGTGCCCGATTCGCTCGGGGGAGTGCGGCTCCCTGGAGACCTTCGAGGTGTCCGCGTGCGCCCCGGGCACGCTTTCGGGCTTCACCCCGGACGGCGTCTACACCGTGCAGATGCGCTACGCGAGCGCCAGCGTTGGAGGCTTCCGGACAACTGCGATGGGGCTCTCCTCCAGCGGAGGCCCGGAGTTTCTGGGCCCGATGGATGTGGAGGCCCGGGAGGTGGACTCCGACACGGTCTTCTACCGAGGCCGGCGGGAGACGAGCACCGGCCCGAGCACCCGAAGCTTCTTCGGCTGCCGCATGCCGGGGGCGGACCAGCTGCAGGGCTGCTTCGATGAGTGTCTCAACGGCAAGCGCACCTCGCGCGGCACCTTTCAAGCGCGGCGCGTCTCTCCCGCGCCCGGCGAGGCGGTGGCCTCCGGGCTCTCGCTCATCTCCGAGACACGGATGAAGAACCCAAACATTCCGCTCGCGGGGCTCGCGGGCATGCCGGTGGACGTGTACGTGACGAAGAAGCACGCCTACGTTGTGTCCCTGGGGGGGGGGCTGTTCGTCTACGACGTGGAGTTCCCGGAGCGACCCGTGTTCCAGACGCAGGTCTACAGGAGCCAGGACACCTACTGGAACGGCGTCTGGGCCAAAGGGGATGCGCTCTACGTGGCCAGCGCCAACCGAGGCATCCTGGTCTTCGACATCCGCGACCCGGGCGCGCCGACGCTGGTGCGCAACGTGCCCGCGGGCGCCACGAACGTGCATACCGTCTTCGTGTCGGGGGACCTGCTCTTCGGCACCGCGCAGGAGCCGGACTCGGCGGTGCTGGTGTTCGACGTGAAGGAGCCGCTCCAGCCCGTGCTGATCGCCAAGTTCCAGGCCCAGGGCAGCTCGGATGTCGGGCCACACGACCTGTTCACCTTCGAGGATCGCCTGTACGTCAACTTCTGGAGCACGGGCTACGTCGTGGCGGGCCTGGAGCGTCCGGACGCGCCGAACGAGCTGGGCCGCTACCGCTACGAGTACGCCACCAGCCACGCGAACGCGGTGGGCCGTTTCGGAGACCGGCTCATCGCCTTCGAGGGAGGCGAGGGCTGGGGCGCGCACCTGCGGGTGCTGGACGTGACGGACCCGGCCCACATCTCACTCATCGGCGAGTGGCGGACGCACGAGCACATCTCCATCCACAACATGGTGTTGGTGGGGACGAAGCTCTACGTGGCGCACTACCATGACGGGGTGCGCGTGTTGAACGTGTCCGTGCCGGAGACGCCGCGCGAGGTGGCGCACTTCAACACCTTCCGGGCGACGGATGAGGGGCGAGGCACCAGCTTCTACGACGGCGCCGTCGGCATCCGCGTACCAGGGGATGGGTACGTGTACACGGTGGACACCTCGCGCGGGCTGCTCATCCTGCGCGAGGAGTGAGCGGAGGCTCGACGGCGTAGAGGTAGATGGGGGTGCGGTACAGGTCATCCACCATGAGCGTGCGCAGGGGCGTCCATCCCCGGAGCGCGAAGGTGTGACTGAGGACGCGCGCGCCCGGAGCCAGCTCCGCGAGCAGCTTGGGCGCCAGGCGCGTCATGGCGCCCGGGAAGAGGTAGCAGACGACGAGCGAGGCGCCAGTGAAGGAGGCGCGGAAGAAGTCCTGGCGCCGCAGCTCGAGGTTGGGACGCGGGGCGAGGCGCTGACGCAGCCAGCAGAAGGCGAACGGCAGCGGCGACAGCTCGAAGGCCACCACCCGGGCACGGGGGCAGCGATCCGCCACCGCGAAGGCCAGCGTCCCCCAGCCAGCGCCCAGCTCGAGCACGGTACCCTCAAGCTCGGAGTCAATCAGGGGCAGCAGCTGGCGGCGCACCTTGCCCAAGGTGGGCATGGGCGAGATGCCCGTGCGCAACGAGTAAAAGACGATGGAGAGCATGCCCCCGAGGAGGAGGGCCAGCAGAAGCAGGAAAATCATGGGGCCAACACAAGGGCTGGCGGCAGCGTACCCGCCACGGAGCCGCATGCTAATGTCTAACGACGACGTGCCCTCTGGAGCGGGAGGCATGCGATGCGCGGACCGCACGTGGCGACCGGGTTGATCCTCCTGGTGAGCATGCTGGGTTGCCCCCATACCTTCAAAAAGGGAGGCACCCTCGACCGAGCAGCCCACGAGGATGTGGAGGAGATGCTTGAAGAAGATCCATGTCCTCCCAAGGACCAGCTCCAGCAGCACTGTGCCGAGCAGCCAGACCCGATGGCCTGCATTGAAAGGTGTCGCGAGCAGTGAACTGGCGCGTCGCGGGTGGTGTCCTGGCAGGGCTACTCCTCGTGGTGCCCTGGGTGGTGCTCTTCCGCGGACTCATGCCAGGGAAGCAGCACACGCTGTCCGCCTGGGAGAAGAACGTCAGTCCGGTGCTTTCTCCAGAGGAACGCCTGAGCCGGGCGACGTACTGGCGCGACTGCACCCGAAGCGAGGAGTGTGAGGCGCCTCTGGGCTGCCTGACCTCGCCACGTCTCAAGAAACATTTCTGCACAGACAGCCGGTGCGAGACGGACGCTCAATGCCAGGAGGGCAGCACCTGCCAGTTGCTTCGCACCGAGGGTGCCGGCCCCTGGGTACGCCTCTGCCGAACCGTAGGAGTCCGCAAGGAGGGAGAAGGGTGCGACGACCTTCTCGCGCACAACCGAGAGGAAGCGTGTGAACGAGGGCTGGCATGTGGTCTGGGTTTCTGTGGACGTCCCTGCCAGATGGATGACCCCACGAGCTGCCACGAAGGCTTCTTCTGCGTCCAAGTCCCCGATACGCAGCCTACCTGCCTGCCGACATGTGAAGGACGCGGGTGTTCCCCTGGACAGGCTTGCGTCAGGAGATCATCGGGCGCCTCGGAGTGTGCGGTGGTGTCCGGCACCCCGTGTCAGGAGACACCTTGCCCGACGGGACAGGAGTGCCACGTGCGCAGCAAACCCGCACGCCCTGGAGAAGTACACATGACGTGCGAGCAACGCTGCGGCGCGGAGTCCCCACCCTGCCCAGAGCGCCACACGTGTTACGGCGGGTATTGCTGGCGGACTTGCGATCCCCACGATGCCAACTCTTGCGGCCCTTCCTCCGAATGTCTGCCCGGAGCTCCGGGCCAACCTGGGTTGTGCCTGGTGGAGTGGTAGCGCCGCCTACCGCGAGGGCGTCCCGCGCTTGCGCTTGCCCGGCTTCTCCATGATCTCCACGGGGATCACCCCGGCATCCAATGGCTCCGTCCCTGCATCGGGCGCGGCGGGGGCCTCCACCTTCACGCGGTCCTCCAGGGGCACCCGGCCCACTGATTGGCGGAACAGTTCCCACAGCGCGCGCCGATGGCCCTCGGGCGTCGTCGTCCCCTGGAGGATGATGCCGGCGCCGCTGTAGCGCGCCTCCAGCCCCAACTCCTTCAGGAAGGGCGTCAGCACCGAGAGCTGCTCCTGGAGGGCCGGCAGCTCGAAGGTCAGCTCCAGCTCCCGTGCCAGCCAGGCGTCCGTCTGGAAGAGCGCCAGCAACGCCCTGCGACAGGCGGAGTCCTTCACCGTGGCGACCAGCGAGCGCTCGGGAGCCTCTTTCGCCTGCAGCCCAGGGCACGCCTTGCGCGCGGCCGCGAGCAGCTCCGGCGCCTCTTCGGCCACAGGCCGGCTCCCCGGCCCGGTGACGGTCAGCCGCCAGACGGCGAACTTCCCCTCCGCATAGAGGAGCATGAGCGTGCGCCCCGGGCGCTTGCCCGTCATCAGCAGCTCACTGCTCTCCCGCAGCACCTCCACGGTGGCCACGGAGGTGTCCTCCACCTCCGCCCAGTCCACGGCGGTGAGCTTGTGGAACCGGTCGGCCCCGCTCTCCACGGAAAATGCCTGGTCCACGGGCCAGGCGGGGGCTTGCACGGGCAGCAGCAGCAGGGCGGCGAGCAGGACGCCCCCCAGCCCCGCCCTGGAGAAGACAGGTGCGGACATCAGGCCTCCGCCGAAGTGGTGCGACCCCTTAGCACAGGTTAAGAAGGGGGCTCCATGCCTACCTGGGCTCTCTGGGCCGCCTGCCTGGCCCTCTGCTTCCTCCGCGCCTTCGTGGCTGCCGCTGAGTCCGCGCTCTACGGAACCTCCGACCTGCGCGCCCAGGAACTCGCGGAGGAGACTGGCCGCGCCGGCCGCCGGGTGGTGCGCCACAAGACCGAGCGCGAGGCCACCGCCACCGCCCTGCGTCTGGGCTCGGTGCTCAGCGGCTTCCTGGCCGCCGCCATCGGCGCCCTGGCCCCGCCGCGGATGCTGGACTTCAACCGCCTGGGAGACGACGCCTGGCTCCCAGTCGCCACGGTGACGGCCGGCGCTCTCTTCGTCGGCGTGCTGGCCAGCCTCATGGAAGTCACCCTGCGCGGCCTGGCCAACGGCAACCCGGAGCGCTGGGCCCTGCGCCTGTCCGGGCTCGTCTCCGCCCTTGTCTTCCTCTTCTATCCGCCCATGCGCATGCTGCTGGGGGTGCTCAACCTCGTGGCGCGCACCTTCGGCCGCACCCTGCGCTTCGAGCCGCCCCCGCCCCCTCTGGAGGAGCTCGAGAAGCTTCTGGCCGCGCAGGCCGCCAATGACGAGGTGGACAAGAGCGCCCCGCAGCTCATCCGCTCCATCTTCGAGCTGTCCGACAAGCGCTGCCGGGACGTGATGGTGCCGCGCACCGACGTCGTCACGGTGGACATCTCCACCCCGCCCACCGAGGTGCTGCGCCTGCTGGCCGAGGAGAGCCACTCGCGCATCCCCGTCTACCGCGACGATGTGGACCACATCGTCGGCATCCTCCACGCGCGCGACCTCATTCCCCTGCTCCAGCACCCGGAGCTCATCGTCCTGCCGGACGTCATCCGTCCCGCCAACTTCGTGCCGTGGATGAAGCCCATTGGCGACCTGCTGCGCGAGATGCAGAAGAAGCGCATCCACATGGCCATGGTGGTGGACGAGTACGGCGGCTTCATGGGCGTCGTCACCCTGGAGGACATCCTCCGTGAAATCGTCGGCGACATCGGCGACGAGTTCGAGGTGGAGGAGAAGCACGTGGAGAAGCAGCCCGACGGCAGCTTCATGGTGGACGCCTCGCTGGAGGTGGAGCACTTCACCCAGGCCTTCGGCTTCGCGCTGCCCGAGGGAGACTTCGACACGCTGGGCGGCTTCCTCTCCTCGCTCGCTGGCCACCTGCCAGACGTAGGCGAGCGCTTCACCTATGGCGGCTGGCAGTTCACCGTCGCCGCGAAGGAAGGCGCCCGCATCGATCGGGTGCGGCTGGCCCGCCTCAAGGGCACCCCTACCGCCCCCGGCAAGGACAAGGACGGCCGCGGGGACGGGCGCTCCGAGTCCGCGCCTCCCGCCAAGGCCTGAGCAGGGCCCTACTCCAGCACGGCCTCCGGCACCGGCACCCACTCCAGCCGCAGCGCTCGCTCGGCGTGGAAGGGGGCCCGCCGCTCCGTGCCCTCGCCATAGCGAAAGCGTGCCCCGCCGCGCAGTCCCACCTGCAGGGGCCGGCTCCCCTCCGTCTTCGTCACCGCCTCGCTGACGAGCGGGAAGGACAGCGCCACCGCGTGCGGCAGCCCGTTCGCGCCCAGCGGCACCTCCACCTGCTGCAGCCCCGCGGACAGGCGACGCCCCTCCACCCAGAGCTCGAAGTCCACCCCGGTGAGGGTGGCGAGTTCCGAGGCGGGGTTGCGCACCTCCAGCTTCAGCGAGAGCAGGCCGGTACCATCCTGCGCGAAGGAGAGTTCCAGCGTCTCCACCCGCACCGCCCGATCAAAGGCCTCCGGCCGCCACGGCACCCCGTGGCACCCAGCCAGCAGCAGCGCCAGCCCCAGGGCCGAGGCGCGCATCCTCATCACCCGCCCAAGAGCGGCCGCAGCGCATCCACCGAGAGCGGCCACCCGGCGCGACCGGCCAGCACCTCGAGCGCCTTGCTGAACTCGGCGGCCGTCTGGAAGCGGCGCTCCTTGTCCGTGAAGAGCGCTTTGCG
It encodes the following:
- a CDS encoding PQQ-dependent sugar dehydrogenase yields the protein MPSSPRAYLLLLGLLASPVLAAVPTGFQETVYSSSALAPATGLAWAPDGSGRLFITNKNGRVLVATMRDGALVTQGATLSTAQFASETVHTSSECGLIGIAFDPNYTVNRYVYLFITATNTKQQIIRYTDANGVGTARTVLVDNLPTVGQNHDGGAIGVGLDGKLYWAIGDLGNGTGVDTDLTSMASKVSRANLDGTPANDNPFYDGVGPNSEYVWARGFRNPFTFTFQPGTGRLWVNSVGTGYEQIFVPGRSDHAGYNDFENNQPAGYITPVIKYRTNGTDTRTLTPGGAVRSGGIVTFTTTEAHGFRKGEKLTVAGVGNASFNRDFYVASIPSGTTWTAAQAGADATSGGGTAVTQNLGGSITGGTFYDSTLFPSDYRGNFLFGDYNSGRLVRATLAADGTVATVDSWGTGFNQAVDMEVGPDGALYVVGVTSGNIKRILPPASGQKLIVSALNLAIVEGGKSVFTVRLSEAPAAEVRVNVARASGDEDLSVESGAQLTFTPDNWNQLQLVTLGAVEDADATPDNATFTVSAQGLSSETVRVVSIDDNTARLVLESAALRIIEGQSATLSVALSKSPQRTVTVTVVRTEGDADITVTSGATLTFTTANWSTPQIITVAAAEDDDNVVDTATLTVATGGGDARAVSVTVQDNELLPPAILSTPATSAVVGAPYHYKVVAEGLPAPTFSLTSSVQGPIMNASSGDLEWTPAAVGTVDMVVVASNGVRPDATQSFQILVKEDEPPRAVLTRPVDGEQVMVAMAEFFGDCVDDVGCTKAEFYVDGVLGSTDAQNSGHYHYGGAHNLWDTSSLTPGFHQVRLVVYDTAGKTAEAEVRVCVGEAPCVVPGPPDAGTGTESPAEESEGCGCGAAGPGGALAWLGLLLVLRRKRS
- a CDS encoding LVIVD repeat-containing protein, which codes for MPFIRSLLLLLALPLALSACKDESPPQGQEPEVPLGPVEAGDWEDTGPFAECPIRSGECGSLETFEVSACAPGTLSGFTPDGVYTVQMRYASASVGGFRTTAMGLSSSGGPEFLGPMDVEAREVDSDTVFYRGRRETSTGPSTRSFFGCRMPGADQLQGCFDECLNGKRTSRGTFQARRVSPAPGEAVASGLSLISETRMKNPNIPLAGLAGMPVDVYVTKKHAYVVSLGGGLFVYDVEFPERPVFQTQVYRSQDTYWNGVWAKGDALYVASANRGILVFDIRDPGAPTLVRNVPAGATNVHTVFVSGDLLFGTAQEPDSAVLVFDVKEPLQPVLIAKFQAQGSSDVGPHDLFTFEDRLYVNFWSTGYVVAGLERPDAPNELGRYRYEYATSHANAVGRFGDRLIAFEGGEGWGAHLRVLDVTDPAHISLIGEWRTHEHISIHNMVLVGTKLYVAHYHDGVRVLNVSVPETPREVAHFNTFRATDEGRGTSFYDGAVGIRVPGDGYVYTVDTSRGLLILREE
- a CDS encoding class I SAM-dependent methyltransferase, producing the protein MIFLLLLALLLGGMLSIVFYSLRTGISPMPTLGKVRRQLLPLIDSELEGTVLELGAGWGTLAFAVADRCPRARVVAFELSPLPFAFCWLRQRLAPRPNLELRRQDFFRASFTGASLVVCYLFPGAMTRLAPKLLAELAPGARVLSHTFALRGWTPLRTLMVDDLYRTPIYLYAVEPPLTPRAG
- a CDS encoding hemolysin family protein, which produces MPTWALWAACLALCFLRAFVAAAESALYGTSDLRAQELAEETGRAGRRVVRHKTEREATATALRLGSVLSGFLAAAIGALAPPRMLDFNRLGDDAWLPVATVTAGALFVGVLASLMEVTLRGLANGNPERWALRLSGLVSALVFLFYPPMRMLLGVLNLVARTFGRTLRFEPPPPPLEELEKLLAAQAANDEVDKSAPQLIRSIFELSDKRCRDVMVPRTDVVTVDISTPPTEVLRLLAEESHSRIPVYRDDVDHIVGILHARDLIPLLQHPELIVLPDVIRPANFVPWMKPIGDLLREMQKKRIHMAMVVDEYGGFMGVVTLEDILREIVGDIGDEFEVEEKHVEKQPDGSFMVDASLEVEHFTQAFGFALPEGDFDTLGGFLSSLAGHLPDVGERFTYGGWQFTVAAKEGARIDRVRLARLKGTPTAPGKDKDGRGDGRSESAPPAKA